aatgagatgatttaatgacaataattctctatggttacaactgaattaagtacaaaataactgtataaaatgttaaaatatgaaatgataaaacatatgatataaattgtacccagcttaaatgttaagttaaagttaccagaggcagaaggagagacacagggggagggagagagagacaaagagcgcaggcccagaagttagtgtgattgcagtagagtcagagaagatagactccagaggaggagaggagcagagtaGGAAATCAGACCacgaaaagacaggccaggaaaaaagGGAAGAGCCCtagtttaccacctattttgtatctttagaAAACGCACATAGTATGAAgcataaatgatacattttagaACTGGTTTTCATCTACATGAAATAGAAAgactttaaacaacaaaatacaaaactgaaTTGCAAATCTTTAAATTACATGAACAATATGATGCACAACTGGACAATTCTTAGAATAATTTGCAGAACTATatgacattttaaacaacaaaaatactaaatgtaTTTGCAAATGTTGTATGATTCATAACtggtaaattattaaaataatcggcatttgaagataaataaatatttttaacaaacatGTTTCAAGTGATAAATATTCATATAAGTATGATCCATCACAagtaaattagatttaaaaatatgcatttgcagaacaacatatttataaataaaataacaaatgtttaaaatatagtgAAGCACACTAATAATATATCCCATGACTggtaaattattcaaataatttgtatttgcagaaaaaaaatacatataaatacgacattttaaacaacaaaattgattagcaaatattttaaatgtaattaattatataaattttaatgtaataaaagagttcttctaaaagtaaaaaaaaacaattgtggaAAACATGTTGCCACTTGATGTCaggaaatgtttaataaatctaatgTTGGACATTTATCtgcattatttacaatgtttataatTGTGTGGGGCTCATTTTAAAACCCACTAAAAATAGCTTCCTCAGTCACCTGTTCCAAGTAGTTAGAAAACTTTTGGTTTGGGTTTAATGTATGACAGTTATTATTAggcaataataaaaaacaaaatggttGATAATAGTGAGAGAACATGTCTATTAGGATGTTACAAAGCTCAGTGTTACAAAGGATTACACAAACCTGTCCAGTAGAGGTCGCTAACTGACTGCTAATCACATTTGCCTTTCAAAGATGTGCACGTGGGAGAACAATGCAGTCTGAGTGAAGCAACGGGCTTAACTAAACCAGACTCATGCATTTTAACTGATGCATCACTGTGATCATCACCCTTAAACTGGCAACTTGGTTGAATACTTCAACACTCAGATTTcttgttagttttttttccattttcagttttggggaaCTGCCGTGCATATAGTccatcgagccgagaccacctcattcaggcgatctcggaccgattgatttggcgcggatccCACACGATtgcgggattcacatatgccagacAAACCACGCTCACTGGGCAAACACGacgcaattgacaaacagtcgcagccaaattaaacttaAGTGACAAGTCATCACTGGCCCGATTGGGTCAGTAACCATTCTCTATACTGTCCCGAGCGTCTCGCACGCTGGCCCTGGgtcatcgggcagtccttattgtcgagccctgcaTGTTAATGGACAGatcaaaatatgatctgattcattttacatttaatgtgcatcaaaattacagtgtgtgtagccaatgtttccagtgtcttttcacttttcagcttttgatgagagtttttaagacttaatgaaaactaatgttgtttatttattttatttcagacctaattgaagagtatgaggggagtaaagaggaggaacatcatgtcaaaattgaggaaaaaactcttttacagactgatggtattttgaaaaggagagacaagaatcatttcacctgcactcagtgtggaaagagttttggaaaacAAAACAGTCTTCAAATTcacataaggatccacactggagaaaaaccattcacatgcactcaatgtgggaagagtttcagccaatcttcaaactttaataaacacatgaggatccacactgcagagaaaccattcacatgcactcaatgtgggaagagtttcaaccaatcatcaaaccttaatcaacacacgaggatccacactggagagaaaccattcacttgcactcagtgtgggaagagttttaactcctcctcacaccttaatctacacatgaggatccacactggagagaaaccattcacttgcactcagtgtgggaagattTTTAACTCCTcctcacaccttaataaacacatgaggatccacactggagagaaaccattcacttgcactcagtgtgggaagagtttcagccgatcatcatctcttaataaacacatgaggatccacagtggagaaaaaccattcacttgcacttaagccgcggtcacactggacttttctccccatagacttccattcatacgcgcGCAAATGAATCAGACCGGAAATGCTAgtttgtgcgtcaagtttcgGAGTTGCCTTACAacattcaagcttggtgaactgacctgcgaaatcgcatcacttgactgtgtgagaccaatcgaagatcaaaacatgacctctcaggacagaaatttaaaatatggaccaatcgctcactttttaatgtctaatcatcttgtttaatcccgccccttttcacagtgccGTACAATAGAATTTTGCAAAGAAGAGGACTCACGCTGGAGATAATCCGTACAGATCCGTACGAGCGTCGCTCGTTTTAGAGtttaagaaacacatggacaaaaagttgcacacgtgacatgaatgcagcaaaacattttctcatgtgcacaggatgtttcatgttTGAAAAGACTGAGtgatggtatactgttttccaacactcctacactgcagtaggtggggttgtaaatgtgttgcgctccTCGCGTTTACCGTAAACAATGATAGCGGCTGAGAGAAAAACAgcttcataaacatctggcaaacagcacctctgcagcttaaaatctctttgcaagTAATTGTACAGGTGTGCATACATCTGTACtctactctccagtgtattcatgtagctagtgttgttttggatgatgttctCTGTTACATCCTACACAAGTCTAGGGCAAATACAATGAACGCAACAATATTAGTTTAAAGAGCACTAAACTGGGACCAGTCACAACACATCAACGAGTAAAgttccaaaaatgtatttacaaaaaaatcaaagtcacacacaatgtagtGTTAAGGAAGCTCTAGCTTCAGGAGGGGAAtaaagccaaaataacaaacaaaaacagggtTCTGTCTGGGAGTAAAACCTCTAAATAAGCTACAAGAAAATAATGATGAAAAATAACAGCAAAACTACACTGACTCCCTGACTGACCTCAAAACAGGAGAAAGATTTCAACAAAAAAGGCCGACCACCTCCTTACTGCTTCCTGGGGGGgaaaagcaaaagaaagaaatcaaagtTTAAATCGTGATACTGCTCTAAGTCACAACAGAGAATAAGTACCAATTGTCAACAAGTAAGATTTTAAATCACCACAATTCAACTTTCCAACAGTTCACAACAGCTTTAATTTAACTGAAACCAAGCTAGTGCTCTGTAGAAAGATTCCTCTCTAGCTCCTTTCTCATCATCCAAGTGTTTGGCCTGTGTTTTTATCCCCTCTCACTCCTCTATGTTAAGTAAACACAGCTGTTGGAAGCCATCAGCAACCTGCTTGAAACTCAGGAGGGGAGGAGTCAAGGCAAAAAAAAGAACAGGGGGAAAGACATTTGacacaatataaacacacaataacTTTAAACAATACGTCTCTAAACATAACATCTCTGTCTGactccctgaatgagaaacaaatcactgggaagacgccgcacatcaaagaaggtggagctcaaggacggttagtttgcagtataccagggcctcaagtttagaaagcccattcaattgtcctgtgttgcatcttttattagtaaagtttctttacttttaggttcaacattctttctagtttacttcatttacttttttgagtagaatataaacttgatgaatattttatgatttaggcagagcgacaggtattaagttttacaatattaatacactgtgatgatcccaagactccagattggagtgtgtggtaaatcctgattggatgcctgcattacttatCAATGGATTTATAAAAGTTGTTGTGGTAGCTACTCCAGTacgctgtggctactcaggagtcctcatgtcaagacctgccatctcattgactctttaaccctatggttttgttttgtattacttgtatcatgtagttaaagtgttgttgtgattatatcctaagttctttatcttcatttttatccctagacatttgttggttgctttgattgattgttctatgagttacattttataataaaaaacttgcattc
This region of Danio aesculapii chromosome 4, fDanAes4.1, whole genome shotgun sequence genomic DNA includes:
- the LOC130222191 gene encoding gastrula zinc finger protein XlCGF49.1-like, with the translated sequence MAFIKEESEDVKIEETFTVKQEDLQEQTDLIEEYEGSKEEEHHVKIEEKTLLQTDGILKRRDKNHFTCTQCGKSFGKQNSLQIHIRIHTGEKPFTCTQCGKSFSQSSNFNKHMRIHTAEKPFTCTQCGKSFNQSSNLNQHTRIHTGEKPFTCTQCGKSFNSSSHLNLHMRIHTGEKPFTCTQCGKIFNSSSHLNKHMRIHTGEKPFTCTQCGKSFSRSSSLNKHMRIHSGEKPFTCT